CACCACGTCGAGATAGGCCGCCGGGTCGGCAGCGCGCTCGGCCAGGGAAGACAGCTGCCCCATCGCCCAGGGCCGGTGCCGCCGAAGATATAGGTGCGCCGCGAGATGGCGGGCCTGCCAGCCCTCGCATAGGGTGGGTGTCTGGGGATCGGTGGCGAGCAGAGCCCGCACCAATGCGTCGCGTTCGATACCTGACCACATGGCTCCACCCTGACACGCCGCACCAGGAAGGACCCGCCTCACCCGGACTCGAACCGTTCCGATCTCAGTCTCGACGGTCATGACCGGCTCGGCGCAGCTCACCCGACCCTGATCGTGGGAGGATGCTCGGGTGCCGCTCGATCCCGAAATCTCCCAGCGCCTGCGCCGCGACGCCGCGGGCCTCGTGTGTGCCGTGATCCAGGACGATGAGACCGATGCGGTGCTCATGGTCGGCTGGATGGACGACGAGGCCCTCCACCGCACCCTGACCGAGGGGCGCGTGACGTTCTGGTCGCGCTCCCGCGGCGAGTACTGGCGCAAGGGCGACACGTCCGGGCACGTGCAGTGGGTGCGCTCGGCCGCCCTCGACTGCGACGGCGACGCCGTGCTCGTGCGCGTGATCCAGGTCGGCGCAGCCTGCCACACCGGCGCGCGCACCTGCTTCGAGGCCGGCGGCGACCTCGGGGCGGTGGTCGGCGAATGAGCACGCTCGAATGGGGCCGCACCTGGCCGAGCCGGGAGGAGTTCGTCACCTTCGCCGGCGATCGTCGCGTCATCCCCGTCGTGCGCCGCCTGCTTGCGGACGACGTCACCCCGGTCGGTCTGTACCGG
The window above is part of the Pseudactinotalea sp. HY158 genome. Proteins encoded here:
- the hisI gene encoding phosphoribosyl-AMP cyclohydrolase produces the protein MPLDPEISQRLRRDAAGLVCAVIQDDETDAVLMVGWMDDEALHRTLTEGRVTFWSRSRGEYWRKGDTSGHVQWVRSAALDCDGDAVLVRVIQVGAACHTGARTCFEAGGDLGAVVGE